In Quercus lobata isolate SW786 unplaced genomic scaffold, ValleyOak3.0 Primary Assembly Scq3eQI_170, whole genome shotgun sequence, one genomic interval encodes:
- the LOC115973105 gene encoding uncharacterized protein LOC115973105: protein MAMAFRGNSYWKSMLIRQLGGNRSFATSTAPKFAPTVDAAHADNSLSSRLGLKFELAPLYVLLGMVGAGVIIGIHTVKQQLMHSPTVRVNKKRRVSLPEIEDPEVIINNSDKFLNKSFLRKVAHIQDRKPVLPDPTRADPYARPRTAETLKTVGVNPTGQ from the exons atggcaATGGCTTTCAGGGGAAAT AGCTACTGGAAATCAATGCTAATCCGACAACTAGGAGGAAACCGATCGTTTGCAACATCAACCGCTCCCAAATTTGCACCAACTGTTGATGCTGCTCATGCAGATAATAGCTTAAGTTCCAG GCTGGGTTTGAAGTTTGAGTTAGCCCCATTGTATGTGCTGCTGGGAATGGTTGGGGCAGGTGTGATTATAGGGATTCATACGGTGAAGCAGCAGCTCATGCATTCCCCAACGGTTCGCGTCAACAAGAAGAGGAGGGTATCCTTGCCGGAGATAGAGGATCCGGAAGTTATTATCAACAATTCCGATAAGTTCCTGAATAAATCTTTCCTCAGGAAGGTGGCTCACATTCAGGATCGCAAACCTGTCCTCCCTGATCCCACCCGCGCCGACCCATATGCTCG ACCTCGAACTGCAGAGACCCTTAAAACGGTTGGAGTCAACCCAACTGGCCAGTGA